A region from the Vicia villosa cultivar HV-30 ecotype Madison, WI linkage group LG3, Vvil1.0, whole genome shotgun sequence genome encodes:
- the LOC131656129 gene encoding two-component response regulator ORR24-like, whose product MDVSSDMFPIGMRILAVEYDPTCLQVLETLLQTYQYHVTTTNQATTALAMLQENQDNFDLLIIDVNIPDMDAFKFLELVGLEMDLPVIMLSACGDTNLLMKGISHGACDYLLKPVRLEELRNIWQHVVRRNKAGVVWSVELHRKFVAAVNHLGIDKAVPKKVLDTMNVENITRENVASHLQKYRPYLKRISCVANQQASQAGFAELTE is encoded by the exons ATGGATGTTTCTAGTGACATGTTTCCCATCGGAATGCGTATTCTTGCAGTAGAATATGATCCCACTTGCCTTCAAGTTTTAGAAACTCTTCTCCAAACATATCAATACCATG TAACCACGACTAATCAAGCAACAACGGCATTGGCTATGTTGCAAGAAAACCAAGACAACTTTGACCTGCTAATCATTGATGTGAACATACCAGACATGGATGCATTTAAGTTTCTAGAACTTGTAGGACTTGAGATGGACCTTCCTGTCATAA TGTTGTCTGCATGCGGTGATACAAATCTGCTGATGAAGGGAATTTCCCACGGTGCATGTGATTATCTGCTGAAACCTGTGAGATTAGAGGAGCTAAGGAACATTTGGCAGCATGTAGTTAGGAGGAACAAGGCCGGAGTTGTTTGGTCTGTCGAGTTGCACCGCAAGTTTGTCGCTGCTGTTAATCACCTAGGCATTGACA AGGCTGTACCCAAAAAAGTTCTGGATACCATGAATGTCGAAAATATTACAAGGGAGAACGTGGCTAGCCATCTCCAG AAGTATAGACCTTATTTGAAAAGAATTAGCTGTGTTGCAAACCAACAAGCTAGTCAAGCTGGATTTGCAGAGTTAACTGAATGA
- the LOC131656130 gene encoding receptor-like protein 7 yields the protein MKTTLLSFLLCYYFIYHTLASFKCLQDQQSLLLQLKYNLTFDPRRSTKLNLWNENTACCNWSGVTCDNAGHVIGLDLSEESISGGIHKATSLFSFQYLQKLNLAYNNFHSPIPSGFSKLVMLNYLNLSYSYIVGNIPMEISKLTRLVTLDLSSHGSFSKEQGPTIYNRNLPTFLQNLTSLRQLYLDRISISTMGGEWGNALLPLRDLQELSMSQCDLSGPLDSSLTKLVNLSVIVLVGNNFSSVVPETFANLQKLTTLSLYDCGLIGTFPQKIFQIETLSLIDLSRNYNLHGSFPDYSMSKSLYNINLKYTQFSGTIPHTISNMRFLSHLDLSYCQFNGTLPNSMSKLSHLTYVDLSHNRLNGSLQLDEVLKLRNLTTLTLSHNNISIIENVANVDLSSIPNFNVLGLASCNLKTFPKFLINQSTLTYLDLSNNQIQGKIPNWICKLQDLHSLNISHNLLTNFEGSFQILTSKFKFLDLHNNKLQGSIPAFPKYAYFLDYSSNNFSTVPQYIGSNLSFMKFLSFSNNNLHGSLPDYLCNASELQLLDISFNNFSGTIPPCLITMTTLAALNVEKNILTGPIPDMFPNSCVVTRLNFHGNQLQGAIPRSLSHCSSLEVLDIGSNQIVDHFPCFLNDILTLSVLVLRNNKFHGSIECSENKPWKSIQIVDIAFNNFNGKLPKKYFTTWERMIYDEDVARDINYEMLRDYSYYDDSVTVTCKGQEQKLVKIRKIFKVIDFSSNFFEGPIPLSLMDFKALYVLNFSNNGLTGEIPSSIGNMKQLESLDFSNNYLVGEIPVQLANLSFLSYLNLSFNHLEGKIPTGTQLQTFQASSFVGNDGLYGPPLIERTDGKRKDLHPQPTCERLVCSIDWNFLSVELGFVFGFGMLIGPIIFWKKWRVGYWKLADKILCKMFPWMYLEYETHRGQTYTVLRW from the coding sequence ATGAAAACTACATTGCTTTCATTCCTTCTCTGCTACTACTTCATATATCACACTCTTGCTTCTTTCAAATGTCTCCAAGATCAACAATCATTGTTGCTCCAACTAAAATACAATCTCACATTTGATCCTCGACGTTCCACCAAACTAAATTTGTGGAATGAAAACACTGCTTGCTGTAATTGGAGTGGTGTAACGTGTGACAATGCGGGACATGTTATTGGCCTTGATCTTAGTGAAGAATCAATCTCTGGTGGAATTCATAAGGCAACTAGTCTTTTTAGTTTCCAATATCTCCAAAAACTGAATTTGGCTTATAACAATTTCCATTCACCCATTCCATCAGGGTTCAGCAAGTTGGTGATGTTGAATTATCTAAATTTGTCATATTCTTACATTGTAGGGAATATTCCTATGGAGATTTCAAAGCTTACAAGGTTAGTTACTCTTGATCTCTCTTCTCATGGTAGCTTTTCAAAAGAACAAGGGCCGACAATTTATAACCGAAATCTACCAACATTTCTCCAAAATCTTACCAGTCTTAGACAATTGTATCTTGACCGGATTAGTATATCTACTATGGGAGGGGAATGGGGAAATGCTTTGTTGCCGCTGCGGGATCTACAAGAGTTGAGTATGTCTCAATGTGATCTATCAGGACCTCTTGATTCTTCCCTCACAAAACTAGTGAACCTATCTGTCATTGTTCTTGTTGGCAACAATTTTTCATCTGTGGTTCCAGAAACATTTGCCAATTTGCAAAAACTAACCACCCTGAGTCTTTATGATTGTGGATTGATTGGTACATTTCCACAAAAGATCTTTCAAATTGAAACACTTTCACTAATTGATTTATCAAGAAACTACAATCTACACGGGTCGTTTCCAGACTACTCAATGAGTAAATCTCTTTACAACATTAATTTGAAATACACACAATTCTCTGGAACAATTCCACACACTATTAGCAACATGAGATTCTTATCTCATTTGGATCTTTCTTATTGTCAATTTAATGGAACACTTCCCAACTCAATGTCAAAACTCTCACACCTTACTTACGTCGACCTTTCTCATAACAGGTTGAATGGATCATTGCAGCTAGATGAGGTTTTGAAGCTTAGAAATTTAACTACACTAACCCTTTCTCACAACAACATATCAATCATTGAGAATGTTGCAAATGTTGATTTGTCTTCAATTCCCAACTTTAATGTTTTGGGCTTGGCATCCTGCAACTTGAAAACTTTTCCAAAGTTCTTGATAAATCAATCCACATTGACCTATCTAGACCTTTCAAATAACCAAATCCAAGGAAAAATACCAAACTGGATATGCAAATTACAAGATCTTCATTCACTTAATATTTCTCACAATCTTCTCACTAATTTTGAAGGATCTTTTCAAATTCTTACTTCCAAATTTAAATTTCTTGACCTTCATAACAACAAACTGCAGGGATCGATACCTGCTTTTCCTAAATATGCCTATTTTTTAGACTACTCAAGCAATAATTTTTCAACTGTCCCACAATATATTGGTAGTAACTTATCATTCATGAAATTCCTATCTTTTTCTAACAATAATTTACATGGAAGCCTCCCTGATTACCTATGCAATGCTTCAGAACTTCAACTCCTAGATATTTCCTTCAACAACTTTTCTGGAACAATTCCTCCATGTTTAATCACAATGACTACCCTTGCAGCATTAAATGTGGAGAAGAACATTCTCACTGGCCCCATACCAGATATGTTTCCAAATTCTTGTGTTGTAACCAGATTGAACTTCCATGGAAATCAATTACAAGGGGCAATCCCTAGGTCTCTATCCCACTGCTCATCATTAGAGGTATTGGACATTGGATCAAACCAAATTGTTGATCATTTTCCATGCTTCTTAAATGACATACTAACACTTAGTGTCTTGGTTTTGAGGAATAACAAATTTCATGGCTCTATAGAATGTTCAGAAAATAAACCTTGGAAATCGATTCAAATAGTGGACATTGCTTTCAACAATTTCAACGGAAAACTACCTAAAAAGTATTTTACAACTTGGGAAAGAATGATATATGATGAAGATGTTGCACGTGACATCAACTACGAGATGTTACGGGACTACTCATATTATGATGATAGTGTTACGGTTACATGTAAAGGCCAAGAACAGAAGTTGGTTAAAATTCGAAAAATTTTCAAAGTCATTGATTTCTCATCCAATTTTTTTGAAGGGCCAATACCTCTGTCGTTGATGGACTTCAAAGCACTTTAcgttttgaatttttcaaacaaTGGTCTTACAGGTGAGATCCCATCTTCGATAGGGAACATGAAACAGTTAGAGTCATTAGACTTCTCAAACAACTATTTGGTTGGTGAAATTCCAGTGCAACTAGCAAATTTGTCATTCCTTTCATATTTGAACCTTTCCTTCAATCATTTGGAAGGGAAGATCCCAACAGGTACTCAACTTCAAACATTTCAAGCTTCTTCCTTTGTAGGAAATGATGGACTATATGGCCCTCCATTGATTGAAAGAACTGATGGTAAGAGGAAGGACTTGCATCCACAACCAACATGTGAAAGGCTAGTGTGTTCAATAGACTGGAACTTTTTAAGTGTAGAATTGGGATTTGTTTTTGGATTCGGAATGCTCATTGGCCCAATCATATTTTGGAAGAAATGGAGGGTAGGTTATTGGAAACTTGCAGACAAAATTCTCTGTAAAATGTTTCCTTGGATGTACCTTGAATATGAAACCCACAGAGGACAAACCTACACAGTTTTAAGGTGGTAG
- the LOC131656131 gene encoding two-component response regulator ORR23-like → MDDSRELFPIGMRILAVDHDPSSLQVLETLLQTYQYHVTTTNQAITALAMLQENQDNFDLVIIDVNIPDMDAFKFLELVGLEMDLPVIMLSVCGDTNLLMKGISHGACDYLLKPVRLEELRNIWQHVVRRNRSGVVWSVELHRNFVAAINHLGIDKAVPKKVLDTMNVENITRENVASHLQKYRPYLKRISCVTNQQASMVPSIF, encoded by the exons ATGGATGATTCCAGAGAGCTGTTTCCCATCGGAATGCGTATTCTTGCAGTTGACCATGATCCCTCTAGCCTTCAAGTTTTAGAAACTCTTCTCCAAACATATCAATACCATG TAACCACGACTAATCAAGCAATAACGGCATTGGCTATGTTGCAAGAAAACCAAGACAACTTTGACCTGGTAATCATTGATGTGAACATACCAGACATGGATGCATTTAAGTTTCTTGAACTTGTAGGACTTGAGATGGACCTTCCTGTCATAA TGTTGTCTGTATGCGGTGATACAAATCTGCTGATGAAAGGAATTTCCCACGGTGCATGTGATTATCTGCTAAAACCTGTGAGATTAGAGGAGCTAAGGAACATTTGGCAGCATGTAGTTAGGAGGAACAGGTCCGGAGTTGTTTGGTCTGTCGAGTTGCATCGCAATTTTGTCGCTGCTATTAATCACCTAGGCATTGACA AGGCTGTACCCAAAAAAGTTCTGGATACGATGAATGTCGAAAATATTACAAGGGAGAACGTAGCTAGTCATCTCCAG AAGTATAGACCTTATCTGAAAAGAATTAGCTGTGTTACAAACCAACAAGCTAGTATGGTGCCAAGTATTTTCTGA
- the LOC131661954 gene encoding putative serine/threonine-protein kinase-like protein CCR3 has product MKKPPSSTVITYLITVTALIILHLSPFSHALGSGTTIAVTDSPATVCGIVSGQSIQNIQCYRQGQVSSFPVSPNVSFSSISGGKSYFCGLRSGNYSLHCWDSSSSFQSKRLYFNDSVLLENLAVGDSQVCATVVGVGTVRCWRTGNDFEPSGSDRFGSISSGSGFSCGILKNGSQVRCWGEKTVAEGLQNGFGNMSMLSMVAGGSHVCGLNSAGFLVCKGSNSSGQLDVPQGGAFEFGELALGDEHGCAIRRLNGSVVCWGGKGQFLVNSIESFELIVSASNFTCGLTTTNFSVICWGPGWSNGSNGSESVIPLSRILPGPCVQSSCSECGIYPDSQSLCSSMSRHICKANICNTQITNPPPPPPVQPPPPVSPPRSSRSKTLTRGLLAFAIVGSVGAFIGVCSIVYCLWKGACFGKKKVHNSVQPTITRGSSNSSNTSTSSIKSAIMRQGSRIMRRQRSGPSTTKHQERAEEFTLSELIAATDGFSFQNKIGAGSFGIVYRGKLTDGSEVAIKRGETGSKVKKFQEKESAFESELSFLSRLHHKHLVRLVGYCEEKDERLLVYEYMKNGSLHSHLHDKNNVEKSNSLLNSWKMRIKIALDASRGIEYLHNYAVPSIIHRDIKSSNILLDSTWTARVSDFGLSLMSPEADIDYKPTKTVGTVGYIDPEYYGLNLLTAKSDVYGLGVVLLELLTGKRAIFRNGEDGGNPLSLVDFAVPVILAGELTKILDSRVGSPRESNESEAVELMAYTAVHCVNLEGKDRPTMADIVANLERALLICEGDSNNEIESISSVTISVVSD; this is encoded by the coding sequence ATGAAGAAACCACCGTCTTCCACCGTCATCACATATCTCATCACCGTCACAGCTTTAATTATCCTCCATCTTTCACCGTTTTCCCATGCTTTAGGCTCCGGCACTACCATCGCCGTCACCGACTCACCTGCCACCGTCTGCGGCATCGTATCGGGCCAGTCAATACAAAACATTCAGTGTTACCGTCAAGGACAAGTCTCCTCCTTCCCCGTCTCTCCCAACGTTTCGTTCTCTTCAATCTCCGGCGGGAAGAGCTACTTCTGTGGCCTTAGGTCCGGTAACTACAGTTTACATTGTTGGGATAGTTCGTCTTCGTTTCAAAGTAAAAGACTTTACTTTAACGACTCTGTTTTGTTAGAGAATCTCGCTGTCGGAGATTCCCAGGTTTGTGCCACGGTGGTCGGAGTTGGAACGGTTCGATGCTGGAGAACCGGCAACGATTTTGAACCATCTGGGTCGGAtcggtttggttcgatttcaTCTGGGTCGGGGTTCTCTTGTGGGATATTGAAAAATGGTTCACAAGTTCGGTGTTGGGGAGAGAAAACTGTTGCGGAAGGGTTACAGAATGGGTTTGGGAACATGTCTATGTTGAGTATGGTAGCTGGGGGGTCACATGTTTGTGGTTTGAATTCAGCTGGTTTTTTGGTTTGTAAAGGAAGTAACAGTTCTGGACAACTTGATGTTCCACAAGGTGGTGCTTTTGAGTTTGGTGAATTGGCACTTGGAGATGAACATGGTTGTGCTATTAGAAGATTGAATGGTTCTGTTGTTTGTTGGGGTGGAAAGGGTCAATTTTTGGTGAATTCTATTGAATCCTTTGAGTTAATTGTTTCTGCTTCGAATTTTACTTGTGGATTGACTACAACTAATTTTTCGGTTATTTGTTGGGGACCTGGTTGGTCTAATGGATCAAATGGTTCTGAATCTGTTATTCCTTTGTCTCGGATTCTTCCCGGGCCTTGTGTTCAATCTTCTTGTAGTGAATGTGGAATTTATCCTGATTCGCAATCATTGTGTTCTAGCATGAGTCGTCACATTTGCAAGGCGAATATATGTAATACTCAAATAACAAATCCGCCGCCGCCTCCGCCAGTTCAACCTCCACCTCCGGTATCTCCTCCTCGATCGTCTCGATCGAAGACATTGACGAGAGGCTTATTGGCGTTCGCAATTGTTGGATCAGTTGGTGCTTTTATTGGTGTATGCTCAATAGTTTATTGCTTATGGAAAGGTGCTTGTTTTGGTAAAAAGAAAGTTCATAATTCTGTGCAACCAACAATAACAAGAGGTAGTAGCAACAGTTCAAATACCAGCACATCTTCGATTAAATCGGCCATTATGCGTCAAGGTTCAAGAATAATGAGGCGACAGAGGAGTGGACCTTCGACAACAAAGCATCAAGAAAGGGCAGAAGAGTTTACTCTCTCCGAGCTTATAGCAGCTACCGACGGTTTCTCATTCCAGAACAAAATTGGTGCGGGAAGTTTCGGTATTGTGTATAGAGGAAAACTAACAGATGGTAGCGAGGTAGCTATTAAAAGAGGCGAAACAGGTTCCAAGGTTAAAAAGTTTCAAGAGAAAGAGAGTGCATTTGAGTCAGAATTATCCTTTTTGTCGCGGTTACACCACAAACACTTGGTTAGACTAGTTGGTTATTGCGAGGAGAAAGACGAGAGGCTTTTGGTTTACGAGTACATGAAGAATGGTTCGTTGCATAGTCATTTACATGATAAGAACAATGTAGAAAAAAGTAACAGTTTGTTGAACTCATGGAAAATGAGGATCAAAATTGCTTTGGATGCTTCAAGAGGAATAGAGTATCTGCACAACTATGCAGTTCCTTCAATAATTCATAGAGATATCAAGTCTTCGAATATTCTTCTTGACTCAACTTGGACAGCGCGAGTATCTGATTTCGGATTGTCACTGATGAGTCCAGAAGCTGATATCGATtacaaaccaacaaaaacagtagGAACGGTCGGTTATATCGATCCCGAGTACTATGGTTTGAATTTATTAACAGCAAAAAGCGATGTATATGGACTCGGAGTCGTATTACTCGAATTATTAACAGGAAAACGAGCTATATTTAGAAACGGTGAAGACGGAGGAAATCCATTGAGTCTAGTTGATTTCGCAGTGCCTGTTATTTTGGCCGGTGAATTGACGAAAATCTTGGACTCAAGAGTTGGATCACCGCGGGAGAGTAACGAATCGGAGGCGGTCGAGTTGATGGCGTATACGGCCGTGCATTGCGTGAATTTGGAAGGGAAAGACAGACCGACGATGGCTGATATCGTTGCGAATTTGGAGAGAGCATTGCTTATTTGTGAGGGTGATAGTAACAATGAGATTGAAAGTATTTCCAGTGTTACTATCTCTGTTGTTTCAGATTGA